One stretch of Calonectris borealis chromosome 5, bCalBor7.hap1.2, whole genome shotgun sequence DNA includes these proteins:
- the XRCC3 gene encoding DNA repair protein XRCC3 isoform X1 — MDWDQFDLNPKVIAALKKADIKSIKEILNLSGADLQRLMKLSSADIQCLLKTVSLTLRRNSMLTALQLYQDKDHLTSQHQKLSLGCSVLDNLLKGGIPLVGITELAGESSAGKTQISLQLCLCVQYPYKYGGLECGAVYICTEDVFPSKRLQQLIDQQHKLRADVPAEIIQKIKFGNSIFVEHAADLDTFHNCITKRISLLLTRGMVRLVVIDSIAALFRCEFGVSDSVTKARYLQTFGAQLHSLSTRFRTPIMCINQVTDAVSESEAAQCSWSVVDSRVSPALGITWANQLLMRLMVSRISPPEQSSGVASHHTGSVRTLRVVFAPHLPPSSCYYTVKLEGVKGIK; from the exons AACCCTAAAGTAATTGCTGCCCTTAAGAAAG CTGACATAAAATcaataaaagagattttaaatctttctggAGCAGACTTGCAAAGATTGATGAAACTATCCAGTGCAGATATACAGTGCTTACTGAAAACAGTCTCTCTCACGCTGAGGAGAAATAGTATGCTTACAG CACTTCAGCTTTACCAAGATAAAGACCATCTCACCTCCCAACACCAGAAGCTAAGCCTGGGATGTTCAGTACTAGATAACTTGTTAAAAGGTGGCATTCCTTTAGTGGGAATCACAGAACTTGCTGGGGAAAGTTCTGCTGGGAAGACTCAGATTAGTTTACAACTGTGCCTTTGTGTGCAGTATCCTTACAAATATGGTGGATTAGAGTGTG GAGCTGTCTACATTTGTACAGAAGATGTATTCCCAAGTAAACGTTTGCAACAACTCATAGATCAACAACACAAGCTGCGTGCAGATGTTCCAGCTGAAATCATACAGAAGATCAAATttggaaacagtatttttgttGAGCATGCAGCAGACCTA GATACCTTTCACAACTGCATTACTAAAAGGATTTCCCTGCTGCTCACAAGAGGCATGGTGCGGTTGGTGGTCATAGACTCTATTGCTGCTTTGTTTCGATGTGAATTTGGAGTTTCAGATTCTGTTACGAAGGCTCGGTATTTGCAGACGTTTGGAGCACAGCTTCACAGTTTAAGCACTAGGTTCAGGACTCCAATAATGTGTATTAATCAG gtGACCGATGCAGTGAGCGAGTCAGAAGCTGCTCAGTGCAGTTGGAG TGTAGTGGATAGCAGAGTCTCTCCAGCACTTGGAATAACCTGGGCAAATCAACTGCTAATGAGACTGATGGTCAGCCGAATATCACCACCTGAACAATCATCTGGAGTTGCGTCACACCACACGGGAAGCGTGAGGACTTTAAGAGTAGTTTTTGCGCCTCATCTCCCTCCATCCTCGTGCTATTATACAGTAAAATTGGAAGGTGTAAAAGGAATAAAGTAA
- the XRCC3 gene encoding DNA repair protein XRCC3 isoform X2 — MDWDQFDLNPKVIAALKKADIKSIKEILNLSGADLQRLMKLSSADIQCLLKTVSLTLRRNSMLTALQLYQDKDHLTSQHQKLSLGCSVLDNLLKGGIPLVGITELAGESSAGKTQISLQLCLCVQYPYKYGGLECGAVYICTEDVFPSKRLQQLIDQQHKLRADVPAEIIQKIKFGNSIFVEHAADLVTDAVSESEAAQCSWSVVDSRVSPALGITWANQLLMRLMVSRISPPEQSSGVASHHTGSVRTLRVVFAPHLPPSSCYYTVKLEGVKGIK; from the exons AACCCTAAAGTAATTGCTGCCCTTAAGAAAG CTGACATAAAATcaataaaagagattttaaatctttctggAGCAGACTTGCAAAGATTGATGAAACTATCCAGTGCAGATATACAGTGCTTACTGAAAACAGTCTCTCTCACGCTGAGGAGAAATAGTATGCTTACAG CACTTCAGCTTTACCAAGATAAAGACCATCTCACCTCCCAACACCAGAAGCTAAGCCTGGGATGTTCAGTACTAGATAACTTGTTAAAAGGTGGCATTCCTTTAGTGGGAATCACAGAACTTGCTGGGGAAAGTTCTGCTGGGAAGACTCAGATTAGTTTACAACTGTGCCTTTGTGTGCAGTATCCTTACAAATATGGTGGATTAGAGTGTG GAGCTGTCTACATTTGTACAGAAGATGTATTCCCAAGTAAACGTTTGCAACAACTCATAGATCAACAACACAAGCTGCGTGCAGATGTTCCAGCTGAAATCATACAGAAGATCAAATttggaaacagtatttttgttGAGCATGCAGCAGACCTA gtGACCGATGCAGTGAGCGAGTCAGAAGCTGCTCAGTGCAGTTGGAG TGTAGTGGATAGCAGAGTCTCTCCAGCACTTGGAATAACCTGGGCAAATCAACTGCTAATGAGACTGATGGTCAGCCGAATATCACCACCTGAACAATCATCTGGAGTTGCGTCACACCACACGGGAAGCGTGAGGACTTTAAGAGTAGTTTTTGCGCCTCATCTCCCTCCATCCTCGTGCTATTATACAGTAAAATTGGAAGGTGTAAAAGGAATAAAGTAA